The Salvia splendens isolate huo1 chromosome 21, SspV2, whole genome shotgun sequence genome includes a window with the following:
- the LOC121784142 gene encoding GDSL esterase/lipase At2g19010-like gives MCERLEEIRSLYNYGARRIAVYGLAPLGCIPKNLYKTVSNGSICNDTINEIVQPFDDRLKPLIDSLNADLHGSHFTMINFTSLITQGHNSALRIKFTNASCCTVSKITGLCNAGEEICSNRNDYFFWDNYHLTEIGNRAAAARSSPCRAALRCLPFRHS, from the exons ATGTGTGAACGCCTAGAGGAGATTAGG AGCTTGTACAACTATGGAGCAAGGAGAATAGCTGTTTATGGGTTGGCTCCACTTGGTTGTATACCGAAAAATCTGTATAAAACTGTAAGCAACGGATCAATTTGCAACGACACCATTAATGAAATCGTGCAGCCCTTCGACGACCGGTTGAAGCCACTCATCGACTCCCTGAACGCCGATCTCCACGGCTCGCATTTTACCATGATCAATTTTACCAGTCTTATTACACAAGGCCACAATTCAGCATTAC GTATTAAATTTACAAATGCTTCGTGCTGCACGGTATCAAAAATAACAGGATTATGTAACGCTGGAGAAGAAATATGCAGCAATAGAAAtgactattttttttgggataattatcatCTCACTGAAATCGGAAATCGAGCTGCAGCTGCGAGATCCTCCCCGTGCAGAGCTGCCCTCCGATGCTTACCCTTTCGACATTCATAG
- the LOC121783758 gene encoding floral homeotic protein AGAMOUS-like isoform X2, with amino-acid sequence MELQSDQSREMSAERKIGRGKIEIKRIENTTNRQVTFCKRRNGLLKKAYELSVLCDAEVALIVFSTRGRLYEYANNSVKATIERYKKASSDSSSSGSISEANTQYYQQESSKLRAQISNLQNNNRNMVGECLGALNLRELKNLETKVERAIGKIRSKKNELLFAEIEYMQKREIDLHQNNQYLRAKIAETERGQQHMNLMPGSSDQYHGLVQSQPFDYLQPSDDYHRQDQTSLQLV; translated from the exons ATGGAGCTCCAAAGTGATCAATCAAGGGAGATGTCAGCTGAGAGGAAGATTGGGAGGGGAAAGATCGAGATCAAGCGGATCGAAAACACGACAAATCGGCAGGTTACCTTCTGCAAGAGGAGAAATGGTTTGCTCAAGAAGGCCTATGAATTGTCTGTGCTTTGTGATGCTGAGGTTGCACTAATTGTTTTCTCAACCAGAGGGAGACTCTATGAGTATGCCAATAACAG CGTTAAAGCAACAATTGAGAGGTACAAGAAAGCATCCTCAGATTCCTCAAGTAGTGGCTCTATTTCTGAAGCTAACACTCAG TACTACCAGCAAGAGTCTTCAAAGCTCCGTGCACAAATCAGTAATTTGCAGAACAATAATAG GAACATGGTTGGTGAGTGTTTAGGTGCTTTGAATTTGAGGGAGCTCAAGAATTTGGAGACTAAAGTGGAGAGAGCAATTGGCAAAATCAGATCCAAGAAG AATGAGCTTCTATTTGCTGAAATTGAGTACATGCAAAAGAGG GAGATTGACttacatcaaaacaatcaatacCTTCGAGCAAAG ATAGCTGAAACTGAGAGAGGGCAGCAGCACATGAACTTGATGCCCGGGAGTTCCGATCAGTATCACGGCCTCGTTCAATCTCAGCCGTTCGATTATCTCCAACCCTCCGATGATTACCATAGGCAAGACCAGACTTCTCTGCAATTAGT CTAA
- the LOC121783758 gene encoding floral homeotic protein AGAMOUS-like isoform X1: MELQSDQSREMSAERKIGRGKIEIKRIENTTNRQVTFCKRRNGLLKKAYELSVLCDAEVALIVFSTRGRLYEYANNSVKATIERYKKASSDSSSSGSISEANTQYYQQESSKLRAQISNLQNNNRNMVGECLGALNLRELKNLETKVERAIGKIRSKKNELLFAEIEYMQKRQEIDLHQNNQYLRAKIAETERGQQHMNLMPGSSDQYHGLVQSQPFDYLQPSDDYHRQDQTSLQLV; the protein is encoded by the exons ATGGAGCTCCAAAGTGATCAATCAAGGGAGATGTCAGCTGAGAGGAAGATTGGGAGGGGAAAGATCGAGATCAAGCGGATCGAAAACACGACAAATCGGCAGGTTACCTTCTGCAAGAGGAGAAATGGTTTGCTCAAGAAGGCCTATGAATTGTCTGTGCTTTGTGATGCTGAGGTTGCACTAATTGTTTTCTCAACCAGAGGGAGACTCTATGAGTATGCCAATAACAG CGTTAAAGCAACAATTGAGAGGTACAAGAAAGCATCCTCAGATTCCTCAAGTAGTGGCTCTATTTCTGAAGCTAACACTCAG TACTACCAGCAAGAGTCTTCAAAGCTCCGTGCACAAATCAGTAATTTGCAGAACAATAATAG GAACATGGTTGGTGAGTGTTTAGGTGCTTTGAATTTGAGGGAGCTCAAGAATTTGGAGACTAAAGTGGAGAGAGCAATTGGCAAAATCAGATCCAAGAAG AATGAGCTTCTATTTGCTGAAATTGAGTACATGCAAAAGAGG CAGGAGATTGACttacatcaaaacaatcaatacCTTCGAGCAAAG ATAGCTGAAACTGAGAGAGGGCAGCAGCACATGAACTTGATGCCCGGGAGTTCCGATCAGTATCACGGCCTCGTTCAATCTCAGCCGTTCGATTATCTCCAACCCTCCGATGATTACCATAGGCAAGACCAGACTTCTCTGCAATTAGT CTAA
- the LOC121784143 gene encoding secreted RxLR effector protein 161-like, translated as MDKSKPVSMPLSPQFKLSVNQSPKDDEHRREMDKIPYANIVGSIMYTMVCTRPDISQGISVVSRYMADPGLEHWHALKWILRYLNGTQDYGILFDGSKEIEEQPLMGYCDSDFATNIDTRKSQSGYVFCLYGAAVSWRSSLQSVVALSTTEAEYISMSEAVKESIWLKGICSDFGVDQETVTILCDSNSAICLSKHQTFHERSKHVDVKLHFVRDEVDKGSVKIQKVATEHNASDMLTKVLPGSKLKYCMDLVNLIQLK; from the coding sequence ATGGATAAAAGTAAGCCAGTGAGCATGCCACTGAGTCCACAATTTAAACTCAGTGTGAATCAAAGCCCAAAGGATGATGAACATAGAAGAGAAATGGATAAAATCCCATATGCAAACATAGTGGGAAGTatcatgtacaccatggtgtgtacaaggccagatatCAGCCAAGGAATAAGTGTTGTcagcagatacatggctgatCCAGGTCTGGAGCATTGGCATGCTTTGAAATGGATACTGAGATACCTAAATGGAACTCAGGATTATGGAATATTGTTTGATGGGAGTAAGGAAATTGAAGAGCAGCCTCTGatgggatattgtgattctgattttgcaaccaaTATAGACACAAGGAAGTCCCAATCTGGTTATGTATTCTGTTTGTATGGTGCTGCAGTCAGTTGGAGATCAAGTTTGCAATCTGTGGTGGCTCTCTCAACAACTGAAGCTGAGTACATTTCTATGTCTGAAGCTGTAAAGGAAAGCATATGGCTGAAAGGGATCTGCTCTGATTTTGGAGTTGATCAAGAAACTGTGACAAtattatgtgattcaaatagtgCTATATGTCTATCCAAACATCAAACATTCCATGAGAGGAGTAAGCATGTGGATGTCAAGCTGCATTTTGTGAGAGATGAGGTTGATAAAGGCTCGGTGAAGATTCAAAAGGTAGCAACTGAGCACAATGCATCTGATATGCTTACAAAAGTGTTACCCGGTTCAAAACTGAAGTATTGTATGGATTTGGTGAATCTAATCCAGCTAAAGTGA